From Candidatus Zixiibacteriota bacterium, one genomic window encodes:
- the secY gene encoding preprotein translocase subunit SecY produces the protein MLKTFGDIFKIEELRNRIFFTLGLLVVYRIGGHIPTPGVDGAVITAALSSQTIFGLLDLFAGGAFAKATIFAMGIMPYISASIMLQLLGAVVPYLQRLQREGEEGRRKITQYTRYLTVLIAALQAWGTATFLTTINFNGVAAVHMSHAAFIPLTILTFTCGTIFVMWLGEQITERGIGNGISLIIFIGIIARFPDAIVEEYLLIMGGSRPLWIALLLVAMMLLVIAAVIMITRGQRRIPVQYPRKVVGRRVFGGATTHLPLSVNSAGVIPIIFAQSIMFLPSTIAQLFPDVDWVQTFVLEGLAPGSLWYSMIYALIIVFFAYFYTAIVFNPMEIADNMRKNGGYIPGVRPGKNTADYIERILTRITLPGALFFAAIAVLPWVLIGQLDINYFFGGTGLLIVVGVALDTLQQIESHLLMRHYDGFMKKGKIRGRSM, from the coding sequence GTGCTGAAGACTTTCGGCGATATTTTTAAAATCGAAGAATTACGCAACCGAATTTTCTTTACCCTCGGACTACTCGTTGTCTACCGCATTGGCGGGCATATTCCGACACCCGGTGTCGACGGCGCAGTTATCACAGCCGCGCTTTCCTCACAGACTATCTTTGGGTTGTTGGACCTCTTTGCCGGAGGGGCGTTCGCAAAAGCGACAATTTTCGCGATGGGTATTATGCCCTACATCTCGGCTTCGATTATGTTACAATTGCTTGGCGCCGTCGTGCCCTACTTGCAACGCCTTCAGCGCGAAGGCGAAGAAGGCCGAAGAAAAATCACCCAATATACGCGCTATCTGACCGTGCTTATTGCGGCCCTGCAAGCCTGGGGTACAGCGACATTTCTTACGACTATTAATTTTAACGGTGTGGCCGCAGTACACATGAGCCATGCAGCCTTTATCCCGCTGACCATTCTGACCTTTACCTGTGGCACAATTTTTGTCATGTGGCTGGGCGAACAGATTACCGAGCGCGGAATAGGAAATGGTATTTCACTCATTATTTTCATCGGTATCATTGCCCGCTTTCCAGACGCCATTGTCGAGGAATATCTGCTGATTATGGGAGGCTCGCGTCCTCTTTGGATTGCTCTTCTTTTGGTAGCGATGATGCTTCTGGTTATCGCTGCGGTTATCATGATTACTCGGGGACAGCGGAGAATACCGGTGCAGTATCCCCGTAAAGTTGTCGGACGCCGCGTCTTTGGTGGAGCCACAACTCACCTGCCGCTCTCGGTTAATTCAGCCGGTGTGATTCCAATTATCTTTGCTCAGTCGATCATGTTCCTGCCGTCGACTATCGCCCAGCTATTTCCGGATGTTGACTGGGTACAGACATTTGTTCTCGAGGGACTTGCTCCCGGCAGTTTATGGTACTCAATGATCTACGCTCTCATAATTGTTTTCTTCGCATATTTTTACACGGCAATTGTTTTTAATCCGATGGAGATTGCGGACAATATGCGTAAAAATGGCGGCTACATTCCCGGTGTCCGACCGGGCAAGAACACAGCTGACTATATCGAACGAATTTTAACCCGGATTACGCTTCCCGGCGCGTTGTTTTTTGCGGCTATTGCCGTCCTGCCCTGGGTGCTGATTGGTCAACTTGATATTAATTACTTTTTCGGCGGTACCGGTCTTCTGATTGTTGTTGGCGTAGCCCTCGACACGCTGCAGCAGATTGAGTCGCATCTTTTGATGAGACATTATGATGGCTTTATGAAGAAAGGAAAGATCCGCGGGAGGTCGATGTAA
- the rplO gene encoding 50S ribosomal protein L15 — MDLHTLKPAPGSTQTRRRVGRGSGSGLGKTSGRGHKGQKARSGWSYKYGKEGGQMPIHRRLPKFGFTNIYKTEYQVVNVAELARCTSSEVTIETLRAEGIIKNSRIPVKILGNGSVEKAFTVKAAAFSKSAITKIEAAGGKTEVVAC, encoded by the coding sequence ATGGATTTGCATACCCTAAAACCGGCACCGGGCTCAACACAAACTCGCAGACGCGTTGGCCGTGGTTCAGGTAGTGGACTCGGAAAAACTTCCGGTCGTGGACATAAGGGACAAAAAGCGCGTAGCGGCTGGAGTTACAAGTACGGTAAAGAAGGCGGCCAGATGCCGATTCACCGCCGGCTCCCGAAATTTGGATTCACTAATATTTATAAGACCGAATATCAGGTTGTCAATGTCGCGGAATTGGCCCGCTGTACATCGAGCGAGGTTACTATCGAGACTCTCAGAGCCGAAGGAATCATAAAGAACTCGCGTATCCCGGTAAAGATTCTGGGCAATGGATCGGTCGAGAAGGCATTCACAGTGAAAGCGGCGGCCTTCTCAAAATCCGCGATAACGAAAATTGAAGCAGCAGGTGGAAAAACCGAGGTGGTGGCGTGCTGA
- the rpmD gene encoding 50S ribosomal protein L30 produces the protein MAKLKITQVKSTIDRIEPQKRTMTALGLGKLHRTVVHNDTPQIRGMINAVLHLVTVEEIK, from the coding sequence ATGGCAAAGTTAAAAATTACCCAAGTGAAAAGCACAATCGACCGGATTGAACCGCAGAAGAGAACAATGACTGCTCTCGGTCTGGGCAAACTGCACCGAACGGTTGTGCATAACGATACTCCGCAGATTCGCGGTATGATTAATGCCGTTCTTCACTTAGTCACTGTTGAAGAAATTAAGTAG